A window from Nitrospira sp. ND1 encodes these proteins:
- the dnaG gene encoding DNA primase, translating into MGQGLISDDVINQIRDRVDIAEIVGQHVALTRAGQNLKGLCPFHQEKSPSFTVSSSRQIFHCFGCGAGGNVYTFLMKLTGAGFPEIVRDLGRKVGVDVPESAGGYSSEARTQLGRLERLNAAAGAYYQRMLLDNTAGAPARAYLDGRGIQHNTMAQFQIGYALPEWDGLTKAMLKEGFAPADLVAAGLSIPRDQSGQQKAAVSGHYDRFRARVMFPIMDLRKRVVAFGGRILGEGMPKYLNSPETPLFKKGQTLFALEAAREAAGQQHTLIIVEGYFDAVALHQAGIRHVAATLGTALTAEHITVIRRFASNVVLLFDPDQAGVRAALRTLDLFVNSGLSVKVVSLPEGDDPDTYVRKYGAEGFTALHEAAPSLLDFAVEHSLRTAESGTVEDRIRAVDEVLRILQKSAHPIEREERIRLVAERLGLSQQRLIDRYPTLASEETRRPSSRPTALPAAAASKPKGNPEERDLAHLLVQGSLSAEDLRKLSPDAFSAPAYRRLIECAMQHLEQDGRVSVRGLLDALINDENCGSLVSELSMLEQHYDDVPAHIAGCLETLERRGRERTMGALIQELKAAERERREADVHRLNGLINEMRIRKAGVMPAALTSAVKE; encoded by the coding sequence GTGGGCCAAGGCCTGATTTCGGACGACGTCATCAACCAAATCAGAGACCGAGTGGACATCGCGGAGATCGTGGGTCAACACGTGGCATTGACCCGAGCCGGCCAGAATCTTAAGGGGCTCTGTCCGTTCCATCAAGAAAAGTCTCCCTCCTTTACGGTCAGCTCTTCGCGACAGATTTTTCACTGCTTCGGCTGCGGCGCCGGCGGCAATGTGTATACGTTTTTGATGAAATTGACCGGGGCCGGCTTTCCTGAGATTGTTCGTGATCTGGGCCGCAAGGTAGGGGTGGATGTTCCGGAGTCGGCCGGTGGATATTCCAGCGAGGCGCGCACGCAGCTGGGTCGGCTGGAGCGGCTCAATGCTGCGGCCGGGGCCTATTATCAGCGCATGTTACTGGATAACACCGCCGGTGCTCCTGCCCGTGCTTATCTCGACGGGCGCGGCATTCAGCACAACACAATGGCGCAGTTTCAAATCGGCTATGCCCTGCCGGAGTGGGATGGATTGACCAAAGCTATGTTGAAAGAGGGCTTCGCCCCTGCGGATCTGGTTGCGGCGGGCCTGTCCATTCCGCGAGATCAGAGCGGACAACAGAAAGCCGCCGTGTCAGGCCACTACGATCGATTCCGCGCCCGGGTCATGTTTCCGATCATGGATCTGCGCAAGCGGGTCGTGGCGTTCGGCGGACGTATTCTCGGCGAGGGGATGCCCAAATATTTGAACTCCCCCGAGACGCCGCTCTTTAAGAAGGGGCAGACCTTGTTCGCCCTGGAAGCAGCTCGTGAGGCGGCGGGGCAGCAACACACATTGATCATTGTGGAAGGGTATTTCGATGCCGTGGCGTTGCACCAGGCCGGCATCCGCCATGTGGCCGCCACATTGGGCACAGCCCTGACCGCCGAACACATCACCGTGATCAGGCGCTTTGCCTCCAATGTTGTGCTGCTGTTCGATCCCGATCAGGCCGGGGTACGGGCTGCACTGCGGACGTTGGATTTATTCGTTAATAGCGGGTTGAGCGTCAAGGTTGTCTCGCTTCCGGAGGGAGATGATCCCGATACGTACGTGAGGAAATACGGGGCCGAAGGGTTTACGGCTTTACATGAAGCGGCCCCGAGTCTGCTGGATTTTGCCGTGGAGCATAGTCTGCGGACGGCTGAGTCCGGGACCGTGGAAGACCGGATCCGCGCTGTGGATGAGGTGTTACGGATTCTGCAGAAAAGCGCCCATCCCATCGAGCGAGAGGAACGGATTCGTTTAGTTGCGGAACGGTTGGGACTCAGCCAGCAACGATTGATTGATCGCTATCCGACGCTGGCATCCGAGGAGACACGCCGGCCTTCTTCCCGGCCCACGGCCCTGCCCGCTGCGGCGGCGTCGAAACCGAAGGGCAATCCGGAGGAGCGTGATCTGGCACATCTCTTGGTGCAGGGAAGTCTGTCGGCCGAGGATCTTCGGAAGTTGTCGCCGGACGCCTTTTCCGCACCGGCCTATCGCCGACTGATTGAATGCGCGATGCAGCATCTTGAGCAGGATGGGCGGGTGTCCGTCCGGGGCCTGCTGGATGCCTTGATCAATGACGAGAACTGTGGCTCATTAGTGTCTGAGTTGTCGATGCTGGAGCAGCATTATGATGATGTCCCGGCACATATTGCCGGATGTTTGGAAACGCTGGAGCGGAGAGGCCGTGAGCGGACCATGGGGGCCCTGATTCAGGAGTTGAAGGCCGCCGAACGGGAGCGGCGTGAAGCGGATGTGCACCGCCTGAACGGATTGATTAACGAGATGCGGATTCGGAAGGCCGGCGTGATGCCGGCTGCGCTGACGTCTGCGGTGAAGGAGTAG
- a CDS encoding histidine triad nucleotide-binding protein, with the protein MDNCIFCRIVEGGIPAKIVYQDDQVLAFDDINAQAPVHILVIPKRHVAAVQDCREGDQALLGHLLLTCSKIAGMKNLAESGYRIVTNTGAESGQTVFHLHLHVLGGRHMAWPPG; encoded by the coding sequence GTGGATAACTGTATTTTTTGTCGCATTGTTGAAGGCGGTATTCCGGCCAAAATTGTGTACCAGGATGATCAGGTTCTGGCATTCGATGACATCAATGCCCAGGCTCCGGTCCATATCCTGGTGATTCCGAAACGCCATGTGGCCGCTGTGCAGGACTGTCGAGAGGGAGACCAGGCTCTCCTAGGGCATCTCCTGTTAACCTGCTCAAAAATTGCAGGCATGAAAAACCTGGCTGAATCCGGCTATCGGATTGTGACAAATACGGGCGCGGAGAGCGGGCAGACCGTGTTTCATCTCCATCTTCATGTGCTCGGCGGGAGGCACATGGCCTGGCCTCCGGGATAA
- the hisIE gene encoding bifunctional phosphoribosyl-AMP cyclohydrolase/phosphoribosyl-ATP diphosphatase HisIE — protein sequence MSKESRTMTFDGQGLIPAVIQDWLDGTVLMVGYMNQEAIARTLQTRSVHFWSRSRRKLWEKGETSGHFLKVKDLFVDCDRDTILVKAEPVGPTCHTGERACFFARMTEEGQASEEKTQDAGGGILDRVYQTILTRKASPQPDSYVSKLLQGGADRILKKVAEEAGEVIIAAKNQKREEIIYETADLLFHTLLVLGYHDVTLNEVYRELGTRFGKSGIRPSPEGGSRG from the coding sequence ATGTCGAAAGAGAGTCGGACCATGACGTTTGATGGACAAGGGTTGATTCCCGCCGTGATTCAAGATTGGCTGGATGGCACCGTGTTGATGGTCGGGTACATGAATCAGGAGGCCATTGCCAGGACGCTTCAGACGAGATCCGTTCACTTTTGGAGCCGGTCTCGCCGGAAGTTGTGGGAAAAGGGCGAGACGTCCGGGCATTTCCTCAAGGTGAAGGATCTCTTTGTCGATTGTGATCGTGACACGATTCTCGTGAAGGCCGAACCTGTCGGGCCGACCTGCCATACCGGTGAGCGTGCCTGCTTTTTCGCCCGGATGACGGAAGAGGGGCAGGCCAGTGAGGAGAAGACCCAGGATGCCGGTGGGGGGATCTTGGATCGGGTGTATCAGACCATTCTGACGCGTAAGGCCAGTCCGCAGCCCGACTCCTATGTGTCGAAATTATTGCAGGGCGGAGCCGATCGCATTCTAAAGAAGGTTGCTGAAGAGGCGGGGGAAGTGATTATTGCCGCAAAGAATCAAAAGCGGGAAGAGATCATCTACGAGACAGCCGATCTGCTCTTTCACACCTTGCTGGTGCTGGGGTACCACGATGTGACGCTGAACGAGGTGTACCGTGAACTCGGGACCCGCTTCGGAAAGTCCGGGATCCGGCCTTCGCCTGAGGGGGGATCGCGTGGATAA
- the hisF gene encoding imidazole glycerol phosphate synthase subunit HisF, translating into MLTKRIIPCLDVKDGRVVKGVSFVNLRDAGDPVEVAAIYDREGADELCFLDITASHENRKTIIDVVEQTAARVFMPLTVGGGVRTLDDIRTLLNAGADKVSINTTAVQQPEFVREAAQRFGTQCIVVAIDAKQSGQAGRWEVFTHGGRKPTGLDAVEWAQRMEGYGAGEILLTSMDQDGRQNGYDLALTAAVSERLSIPVIASGGVGTLEHLYDGLVKGKADAVLAASIFHYRTHTIQQAKAYLRDRGVPVRLGPA; encoded by the coding sequence ATGCTGACTAAGCGCATCATTCCCTGTTTGGATGTGAAGGATGGTCGAGTCGTCAAAGGCGTGAGCTTCGTGAATTTGCGGGATGCCGGTGATCCGGTCGAGGTGGCTGCCATCTATGATCGCGAAGGCGCGGACGAATTGTGTTTCCTGGATATCACCGCCTCACACGAAAACCGCAAGACCATCATCGATGTAGTGGAGCAAACCGCCGCTCGTGTGTTTATGCCGCTCACGGTCGGAGGCGGGGTGCGTACGCTGGATGACATTCGGACTTTGCTCAATGCCGGGGCCGACAAAGTCAGCATCAACACCACGGCGGTGCAGCAGCCGGAATTTGTTCGCGAGGCTGCCCAGCGATTCGGTACGCAGTGCATCGTGGTGGCGATCGACGCCAAACAGTCCGGTCAGGCGGGTCGCTGGGAAGTGTTCACCCACGGTGGACGAAAACCAACCGGCCTGGACGCCGTCGAGTGGGCGCAACGGATGGAAGGGTATGGGGCCGGAGAGATCCTCTTGACCAGCATGGATCAGGATGGTCGCCAGAACGGGTATGATCTGGCGTTGACTGCGGCGGTTTCGGAACGTCTCTCGATTCCAGTGATTGCCTCGGGCGGGGTGGGGACCCTGGAGCACCTCTACGACGGGTTGGTGAAGGGGAAAGCGGACGCCGTCCTGGCCGCCTCGATCTTTCACTATCGAACTCATACCATTCAGCAAGCCAAGGCATATCTGCGAGACCGCGGGGTTCCGGTGCGACTGGGACCAGCCTAG
- the hisA gene encoding 1-(5-phosphoribosyl)-5-[(5-phosphoribosylamino)methylideneamino]imidazole-4-carboxamide isomerase, whose product MRVIPAIDLKDGRCVRLRQGDMAAETVYSEDVPSVAGRWQQQGADLIHVVDLNGAVDGEPKNLPQIEAVMKTVSVKVQVGGGIRTIETVRRYLHAGVARVVLGTAALMDRTFLAQACQEFPRRILLGLDARDGKVAVKGWTAVSETKAIDLLKELAGLELGAVIYTDIARDGMLNGPNLTALREVVDCSSFPVIASGGITRVEDLQAVHALGPRVEGAIVGKALYDGKLDYAAAVAAIGKR is encoded by the coding sequence ATGCGTGTAATTCCGGCGATTGATCTCAAAGACGGCCGCTGTGTCCGATTGCGGCAGGGCGACATGGCCGCTGAAACGGTGTACTCAGAGGACGTGCCTTCGGTGGCCGGCCGCTGGCAGCAGCAAGGCGCCGATCTTATTCATGTCGTCGATCTGAACGGAGCCGTCGATGGGGAGCCGAAGAATCTTCCCCAGATCGAAGCGGTCATGAAGACAGTCAGCGTGAAGGTGCAGGTGGGAGGTGGAATCCGGACCATTGAGACCGTGCGGCGATATCTCCATGCGGGTGTGGCGCGCGTGGTGCTCGGCACGGCTGCCCTTATGGATCGAACGTTTCTGGCGCAGGCCTGTCAGGAGTTCCCTCGGCGTATTTTGTTGGGACTCGACGCGCGAGACGGGAAGGTCGCGGTGAAGGGCTGGACGGCGGTGTCCGAAACGAAGGCCATCGATCTCCTCAAAGAACTTGCCGGCCTTGAACTGGGGGCCGTCATTTACACCGATATCGCCCGGGATGGAATGCTCAATGGGCCGAACCTGACGGCGTTGCGAGAAGTCGTTGATTGTTCGTCGTTTCCCGTCATCGCGTCCGGTGGCATCACGCGTGTGGAAGATCTGCAGGCGGTGCATGCGCTTGGTCCTCGCGTGGAGGGGGCCATCGTCGGCAAGGCCCTCTACGACGGGAAATTGGATTATGCGGCAGCGGTTGCAGCCATCGGAAAACGTTGA